From a region of the Teredinibacter turnerae genome:
- a CDS encoding GFA family protein, producing MIKGECVCGAVRFTISGPTSQVIFCHCSICRKSVGAGGIPIIIASNQFFNWDSGLDSIKSWSKPVGDWTTNFCSVCGSPLPRENDSNSMAIPAGLITQGGDDLKVQHHIYSNYKPAWDEIGDDGVIHPEAFGSSTVER from the coding sequence ATGATAAAGGGTGAGTGTGTCTGCGGGGCGGTGAGGTTCACAATCTCTGGACCTACATCTCAAGTGATTTTTTGTCATTGCTCAATCTGTCGCAAATCGGTCGGCGCTGGAGGCATCCCAATTATCATTGCATCCAACCAATTTTTTAATTGGGATAGTGGTCTGGATTCGATAAAGTCATGGAGCAAACCAGTCGGTGATTGGACTACAAATTTCTGTAGCGTATGTGGTTCGCCCCTCCCAAGGGAAAATGATTCAAATAGCATGGCAATTCCGGCGGGGCTCATCACGCAAGGCGGAGATGATCTAAAGGTCCAGCACCATATCTATTCAAATTACAAACCAGCCTGGGATGAAATTGGTGATGATGGCGTCATACATCCCGAGGCATTCGGAAGCTCAACGGTTGAGCGCTAA